TAAAGGTTCGCGTGCGCCCGAAGTCTTGATAGGACCTTCCTTCCTACGCAGCCGCATGCCCGCTCCCGGTCCACGCGACGACCTCTCGGAAGTGCTGTTTCTGTACACGGTCGCCGCCAGCGAAGCGGAGGCGCGGCGCGTCGCCTCGCACCTTCTCAAGCGGCGCCTGGTCGCCTGCGTGAACGCCTTCCCCGTCTCGTCCCGCTACTGGTGGAAGGGCAAGATCGAGTCCGCGTCCGAGGTCGCGATGGTGATGAAGAGCACGCAGGGCCTCGTGCGCGAGGTCGCCAAGGAGCTTCGCCGCGTGCACTCGTACGACGTTCCCGCGCTCGTGGCGCTTCCCGTGGCCGAGGGGCTTGGCGCCTACCTCGACTGGGTGCGCGGCGAGACGCGCGGCCCCCCGCTCTCGAAGGCGGTGAAGCCCATCAAGGCTCGAAACGGACGGGCACGCGCGGGGCGACGAACTCGTCGATCAGGCGCTTGGCCCAGGCGAGCTTCCTCCGCTTGACCTCGGCGTCCTTGCCCTCCTTGGGCGCGGGACGCGAAAAGTCGAACCCCGTGAGAACGAGCTCGCGCGCGCCGGCTGCGGCGGCCAGGAAGCAGGCGCGGTCCCCGTCGGTGAATCCGCC
This sequence is a window from Candidatus Thermoplasmatota archaeon. Protein-coding genes within it:
- the cutA gene encoding divalent-cation tolerance protein CutA, which encodes MPAPGPRDDLSEVLFLYTVAASEAEARRVASHLLKRRLVACVNAFPVSSRYWWKGKIESASEVAMVMKSTQGLVREVAKELRRVHSYDVPALVALPVAEGLGAYLDWVRGETRGPPLSKAVKPIKARNGRARAGRRTRRSGAWPRRASSA